Proteins encoded in a region of the Rickettsia bellii RML369-C genome:
- the folD gene encoding bifunctional methylenetetrahydrofolate dehydrogenase/methenyltetrahydrofolate cyclohydrolase FolD: protein MNNVIDGKALANEILSELKHEVQRLKDKTGESPKLAIVLVGDNPASIIYVKNKIKHANKIGIDTLLLNLPITIKTEDLIAKISELNLDQNVSGIIVQLPLPNSIDKNKILSAISPSKDVDGFHPLNVGYLHSGIDNGFVPCTALGCLEVIKKHEPNLSGKNAIIVGRSNIVGKPLSALLLKENCSVTICHSKSQNLSSITSKADIVVAAIGSPLKLTSGYFKPDAIVIDVGINRIGGNKIVGDVDFENVKSKVKYITPVPGGIGPMTIAFLLKNTVQAFKIYS, encoded by the coding sequence GTGAATAACGTAATTGACGGCAAAGCTTTAGCAAATGAAATATTGAGTGAATTAAAGCATGAAGTTCAAAGGCTTAAGGATAAAACAGGAGAATCACCAAAACTAGCAATAGTCTTAGTTGGTGACAATCCTGCAAGTATTATTTATGTCAAAAATAAAATAAAACATGCTAATAAAATAGGTATTGATACGCTGTTATTAAATCTTCCTATTACTATAAAAACAGAAGATTTAATAGCAAAAATCAGTGAATTAAATCTTGATCAAAATGTTTCAGGAATCATAGTTCAGCTTCCTTTACCAAACTCTATAGATAAAAATAAAATCTTATCTGCTATCTCGCCTTCTAAAGATGTTGATGGTTTTCATCCTTTAAATGTTGGTTATTTACATAGCGGGATTGATAACGGATTTGTACCCTGCACTGCTCTTGGCTGCCTTGAAGTAATTAAGAAACATGAACCAAATTTAAGCGGTAAAAATGCCATAATTGTTGGACGCTCAAATATCGTTGGCAAACCTTTGAGTGCATTACTCTTAAAAGAAAATTGTAGCGTAACTATTTGTCACTCTAAATCACAGAATTTAAGTTCTATTACCTCCAAAGCCGATATTGTTGTTGCGGCTATCGGCTCACCTTTAAAACTAACTTCTGGATATTTTAAACCAGATGCGATAGTAATTGACGTAGGAATTAATAGAATCGGCGGCAATAAAATCGTTGGTGACGTTGATTTTGAAAATGTTAAATCTAAAGTTAAATATATTACCCCCGTCCCTGGTGGCATCGGACCTATGACTATTGCTTTTTTGCTCAAAAACACAGTACAGGCATTTAAGATATATAGCTAA
- a CDS encoding ankyrin repeat domain-containing protein, with translation MFAFFRSSSNEPDGTLYNKLIEAIKSRNSLEVLALIPKMKNEELAKPNIYGNTPLSLALNKKLEAVCEVLVSRMSDKDISIIETYVEHRETYFTLAAIKGFKGVCENLAPRMSNEAINVINARKHTALTLAADKNLPQVCIKLIPIMFDEVINVTENRHKDSALRKAIWNDLDVVCQMLIPVTSKENINYIDVSDRTLLILAAQKGMKVVCKMLISRMIEDNSLDIINHVISKGELKGESALSLAEKQKGFEDICELLQKSHEEYKEQKQKENEKKCEESQPKKIISEDINKLLNELKDGAYNNKNIIEFSISAKIEKLEKNANDLSEIYTNIQDIINHNKNTKAKLLALEKHLNQIIDAQTINTEQQISLEALGDVSVEFSNSRGV, from the coding sequence ATGTTTGCTTTTTTTAGAAGTTCATCTAATGAGCCAGATGGAACACTATACAATAAATTAATTGAAGCAATAAAATCAAGAAACTCTTTAGAAGTTCTAGCATTAATTCCAAAAATGAAAAATGAGGAATTAGCTAAACCTAATATTTATGGTAATACACCTTTATCTTTAGCTCTCAATAAAAAATTAGAAGCAGTTTGCGAAGTACTTGTTTCAAGAATGTCTGATAAAGATATTAGTATTATTGAAACATATGTAGAACATAGAGAAACATATTTTACTTTAGCTGCCATTAAAGGTTTTAAAGGAGTTTGTGAAAATCTTGCTCCAAGAATGTCTAATGAAGCAATTAATGTTATAAATGCAAGAAAACACACAGCTTTAACTTTAGCAGCTGATAAAAATTTGCCTCAAGTTTGTATAAAACTTATTCCTATAATGTTCGATGAAGTTATTAATGTCACTGAAAATAGACATAAGGATTCTGCATTAAGGAAAGCTATATGGAATGATTTAGATGTGGTTTGTCAAATGCTTATTCCAGTAACATCTAAAGAAAATATTAACTATATTGATGTTAGTGATAGAACGCTTTTAATTTTAGCTGCACAAAAAGGTATGAAAGTAGTTTGTAAGATGCTGATTTCTAGAATGATTGAAGATAATTCCTTAGATATTATTAACCATGTTATTAGTAAAGGTGAACTTAAAGGTGAGTCTGCACTGAGCTTAGCTGAAAAACAAAAAGGCTTTGAAGATATATGTGAATTATTACAAAAGAGTCATGAGGAATATAAAGAACAAAAGCAAAAAGAAAATGAAAAAAAATGTGAGGAATCTCAACCAAAAAAAATAATTTCAGAGGATATTAATAAATTATTAAATGAGTTGAAAGATGGTGCTTATAATAATAAAAATATAATAGAATTTAGTATTTCTGCAAAAATAGAAAAGCTAGAGAAAAATGCGAATGATTTATCAGAAATATATACAAATATACAAGATATTATAAATCATAATAAAAATACAAAAGCAAAACTATTGGCTTTAGAAAAACATCTTAATCAAATAATTGATGCTCAAACTATAAATACCGAGCAACAAATTAGTCTTGAAGCATTAGGCGATGTATCTGTAGAGTTCAGTAATTCTAGGGGAGTTTAA
- a CDS encoding NAD(P)/FAD-dependent oxidoreductase, with amino-acid sequence MHNTDVLIIGAGPVGLFAIFQAGMLGMKCHVIDAQEVIGGQCITLYPEKPIYDIPAYPKIAAADLIKQLELQAATFNPVYHLNQQAVELKKEGEFFEVKTSKDIVIKSKVIVIAAGAGSFGPNKPPLANIEEFENESVFYFINNRSKFTGKNIVIAGGGDSAVDWAISLSEIANKIYLVHRRDKFRAANESLRQLKDIAESGKIELVTGYQLDSLEGNNSELQSVIVRDLQNNTRKLNANILLPFFGLKQELGNLVNWDLDIKLHHIEVDPVYYQTNISGIYAIGDVAHYSGKLKLILTGFAEAASSLHHAYGKVFDGNALHFEYSTTKYTQ; translated from the coding sequence ATGCATAATACTGATGTTTTAATAATAGGGGCAGGTCCTGTTGGATTATTTGCTATTTTTCAAGCAGGAATGTTAGGAATGAAGTGCCATGTAATAGATGCACAAGAGGTTATAGGCGGTCAGTGTATTACTCTATATCCTGAAAAGCCTATTTACGATATACCAGCCTACCCTAAAATTGCCGCAGCAGATCTAATAAAACAATTAGAATTGCAAGCAGCTACGTTTAATCCGGTTTATCACTTAAACCAACAAGCGGTAGAATTAAAAAAAGAAGGTGAATTTTTTGAAGTAAAAACCTCAAAAGATATTGTTATTAAAAGTAAAGTAATTGTTATTGCAGCTGGAGCTGGCTCATTTGGTCCTAATAAGCCTCCTCTTGCAAATATTGAAGAATTTGAGAATGAATCAGTTTTTTACTTTATTAATAACCGCAGTAAGTTTACAGGTAAAAATATAGTTATAGCAGGTGGCGGTGATTCTGCTGTTGATTGGGCTATTTCTCTTTCTGAAATTGCTAATAAAATATATCTAGTTCACAGACGTGATAAATTTAGAGCAGCAAATGAGAGTTTAAGACAATTAAAAGATATAGCAGAAAGTGGAAAAATTGAGTTAGTTACCGGCTATCAACTAGATTCATTAGAGGGAAATAATAGCGAACTTCAATCAGTTATAGTTAGAGACTTACAAAATAATACACGGAAGCTAAATGCTAATATATTATTACCGTTTTTTGGTTTAAAGCAGGAGTTAGGTAATTTAGTAAATTGGGACCTTGATATAAAACTTCATCATATTGAAGTTGATCCTGTATATTACCAAACTAATATTTCAGGTATATATGCTATTGGTGACGTTGCTCATTATAGCGGTAAGCTTAAACTAATTCTTACCGGTTTTGCCGAAGCAGCAAGCAGCCTTCATCACGCTTATGGTAAAGTATTTGATGGCAATGCTCTACATTTTGAATATTCTACTACTAAGTATACTCAATAA
- a CDS encoding ankyrin repeat domain-containing protein has protein sequence MVKTLVQTMIELWYGPYENFINTIKEQNEEKALRYINEIDPKEFSKANDNGYTILMSVANKGLYTVCERLASKMPYEAINQVNNRGDTALSLAENKKFKDICNLLCEINFQKLKDKLNNKIKTITIDQEQIKQAADNIWDAANSINCSEDKREIENLVKPLLNNFTKKAIFGVEIKVKRVIEQQKIEHNKLKEQLKAQEVIGKQVLSAKIATFEELINKLNCEISNKDSSSIKTMLEGISAKIDKLNNIVTKKTANTEEITDDARNANNNLQALVKDINEITKVIETVNKYLKFLPANEITKYNIATLEETFLKEIEHFKIDNDSKVLGATIEGY, from the coding sequence ATGGTTAAAACACTTGTTCAAACAATGATAGAATTATGGTACGGACCATATGAAAATTTTATAAACACAATAAAAGAACAAAACGAAGAAAAAGCACTTAGATATATTAACGAAATAGACCCCAAAGAATTTAGCAAAGCTAATGATAATGGCTACACAATTTTAATGTCGGTTGCTAATAAGGGGTTATATACAGTTTGTGAAAGGCTTGCTTCTAAAATGCCATATGAAGCTATCAATCAGGTTAATAATAGGGGTGATACGGCATTAAGTTTAGCTGAAAATAAAAAATTTAAAGATATATGTAATTTATTATGTGAAATAAATTTTCAAAAACTCAAAGATAAATTAAATAATAAAATTAAGACAATAACTATAGATCAGGAGCAAATAAAACAAGCTGCGGATAATATATGGGACGCTGCTAATTCTATTAATTGCAGCGAAGATAAAAGAGAAATAGAAAATCTTGTAAAACCACTCTTAAATAATTTTACAAAAAAAGCTATTTTTGGTGTGGAGATAAAAGTTAAAAGAGTAATTGAGCAGCAGAAGATAGAACATAATAAATTAAAAGAGCAATTAAAAGCACAAGAGGTTATTGGTAAACAAGTATTATCAGCAAAGATTGCAACATTTGAAGAATTAATAAATAAGCTAAATTGTGAAATAAGTAATAAGGATAGCTCTTCAATAAAAACAATGTTAGAGGGTATATCGGCTAAAATTGATAAGCTAAATAATATTGTTACTAAAAAAACAGCCAATACGGAGGAAATAACTGATGATGCAAGAAATGCAAATAATAACCTGCAAGCTCTTGTAAAAGATATAAATGAAATAACTAAAGTTATAGAAACAGTAAATAAATATTTAAAATTTCTTCCAGCTAACGAAATTACCAAATATAATATTGCAACCTTGGAAGAAACATTTCTAAAAGAAATAGAACATTTTAAGATAGATAATGATTCAAAAGTTTTAGGTGCTACCATTGAGGGATATTAG